The following proteins are encoded in a genomic region of Burkholderia gladioli:
- the katG gene encoding catalase/peroxidase HPI, with amino-acid sequence MSNEAKCPFNHSAGGGTTNRDWWPKQLRVDLLNQHSNRSNPLGESFDYRKEFKQLDYSALKADLKKVLTDSQAWWPADWGSYAGLFIRMAWHSAGTYRMVDGRGGAGRGQQRFAPLNSWPDNVSLDKARRLLWPVKQKYGQKISWADLIILAGNVALENSGFRTFGFAAGREDVWEPDLDVNWGDEKAWLSHRNPETLKDNPLSATEMGLIYVNPEGPNASGDPASAAPAIRATFGNMAMNDEEIVALIAGGHTLGKTHGAGSADHVGADPEAASLETQGLGWTSSFGSGAGADAITSGLEVVWTQTPTQWSNYFFENLFKYEWVQTRSPAGAIQFEAKDAPDLIPDPFDPSKKRKPTMLVTDLTLRYDPEFEKISRRFLGDPQAFNEAFARAWFKLTHRDMGPKARYLGPEIPKEDLLWQDPLPAATHQPSAADIADLKEKIAASGLSVGELVSVAWASASTFRGGDKRGGANGARLALAPQKDWAVNKAAVDVLPKLQAIQAASGKASLADVIVLAGVVGVEQAAAAAGVKIDVPFAPGRVDARQDQTDVESVSVLEPVADGFRNYRRVEGGPSTEALLVDKAQLLTLTAPELTVLVGGLRVLGANFDGSQHGVFTDRVGVLSNDFFVNLLDMGTEWKAADASAEVYEGRDRASGEVKYTGTRADLVFGSNAVLRALAEVYASGDAKRKFVEDFVAAWTKVMNLDRFDLG; translated from the coding sequence ATGTCGAATGAGGCGAAGTGTCCGTTCAACCACTCGGCCGGCGGCGGCACCACCAATCGCGATTGGTGGCCCAAGCAGCTGCGCGTCGATCTGCTGAATCAGCATTCCAATCGTTCCAATCCGCTTGGCGAGAGTTTCGACTATCGCAAGGAATTCAAGCAACTGGACTACAGCGCGCTCAAGGCCGACCTGAAGAAGGTCCTGACCGACTCGCAGGCATGGTGGCCGGCCGACTGGGGCAGCTACGCGGGCCTGTTCATCCGCATGGCCTGGCACAGCGCTGGCACCTACCGCATGGTCGACGGCCGCGGCGGCGCGGGGCGCGGCCAGCAACGTTTCGCACCGCTGAACTCGTGGCCCGACAACGTCAGCCTGGACAAGGCGCGTCGTCTGCTGTGGCCGGTCAAGCAGAAGTACGGCCAGAAAATCTCGTGGGCCGACCTGATCATCCTGGCGGGCAATGTCGCGCTGGAAAATTCGGGTTTCCGCACCTTCGGTTTCGCGGCAGGCCGCGAAGACGTGTGGGAGCCGGACCTGGACGTGAACTGGGGTGACGAGAAGGCCTGGCTGTCGCACCGCAATCCGGAAACGCTCAAGGACAATCCGCTGTCCGCGACCGAAATGGGCCTGATCTACGTGAACCCGGAAGGTCCGAACGCCAGCGGCGATCCGGCTTCCGCGGCGCCGGCGATCCGCGCGACCTTCGGCAACATGGCGATGAACGACGAGGAAATCGTCGCGCTCATCGCCGGCGGCCACACGCTCGGCAAGACGCACGGCGCGGGCTCGGCGGACCACGTCGGTGCCGATCCGGAAGCTGCCTCGCTCGAAACGCAGGGCCTGGGCTGGACCAGCAGCTTCGGCAGCGGCGCGGGCGCCGACGCCATCACCTCCGGCCTCGAGGTGGTCTGGACGCAGACGCCGACGCAGTGGAGCAACTACTTCTTCGAGAACCTGTTCAAGTACGAATGGGTGCAGACGCGCAGCCCGGCGGGTGCCATTCAGTTCGAGGCGAAGGATGCGCCGGACCTGATTCCCGACCCGTTCGATCCGTCGAAGAAGCGCAAGCCGACGATGCTGGTGACCGATCTCACGCTGCGCTACGACCCGGAATTCGAAAAGATCTCGCGTCGTTTCCTGGGTGATCCGCAGGCGTTCAACGAAGCCTTCGCGCGTGCATGGTTCAAGCTGACCCACCGCGACATGGGCCCGAAGGCACGCTACCTCGGCCCGGAAATCCCGAAGGAAGACCTGCTGTGGCAAGACCCGCTGCCGGCTGCCACGCACCAGCCGAGCGCCGCTGATATCGCCGATCTGAAGGAAAAGATCGCCGCGTCGGGGCTGTCGGTCGGTGAGCTGGTGTCGGTCGCATGGGCCTCGGCCTCGACCTTCCGCGGCGGCGACAAGCGCGGCGGCGCCAATGGCGCCCGGCTTGCCCTGGCGCCGCAGAAGGACTGGGCGGTCAACAAGGCCGCCGTCGACGTGCTGCCCAAGCTGCAGGCCATCCAGGCCGCGTCGGGCAAGGCATCGCTGGCCGACGTGATCGTGCTGGCTGGCGTGGTTGGCGTCGAGCAGGCCGCGGCCGCCGCGGGCGTGAAGATCGACGTTCCGTTCGCACCGGGTCGCGTCGATGCGCGTCAGGATCAGACCGATGTCGAATCCGTGTCGGTGCTCGAGCCGGTTGCCGACGGCTTCCGCAACTATCGTCGTGTGGAAGGTGGCCCGTCGACCGAGGCGCTGCTGGTCGACAAGGCGCAGCTGCTGACCCTGACGGCGCCGGAATTGACCGTGCTGGTCGGTGGCCTGCGCGTGCTTGGCGCCAACTTCGACGGCAGCCAGCACGGCGTGTTCACCGATCGCGTCGGCGTGCTGAGCAACGATTTCTTCGTGAACCTGCTGGACATGGGTACCGAGTGGAAGGCTGCCGATGCGAGCGCCGAAGTGTACGAAGGGCGCGACCGCGCGAGCGGCGAGGTGAAGTACACCGGCACCCGCGCGGACCTGGTATTCGGCTCCAATGCGGTGCTGCGGGCGCTGGCCGAGGTGTACGCGAGCGGCGACGCGAAGCGCAAGTTCGTCGAGGACTTCGTCGCGGCCTGGACCAAGGTGATGAACCTGGATCGTTTCGATCTGGGCTGA
- a CDS encoding LysR family transcriptional regulator — protein MTRIRNPLNLAQLQAFVAAAHHRSLRAAARELGVTQPAITHTIREIEHALNAELMVRSVRGVELTACGHALLPRAEQLLGDMRRAVEAVEQVKGEMSGRVAVATMPSIALTALPRAVQKFRATMPSVQLHLAELSVPEAMTQLGNGTLDLAAIHHIPALDREFVQTPLLSTEFVIVMRAGHPLAKARSLAELLDAEWIVTVDAEDFPHSVMMAMFTTHGLPLPRRLLRAPSSFSVTLGLVSRSDVIGCFTKPLAEMVAPLGIRIAAIEETLPNYELSILSRRDLLPTPAVTQFIACLKQAAADTLG, from the coding sequence ATGACCCGTATTCGCAATCCTCTTAATCTCGCGCAGTTGCAGGCCTTCGTGGCCGCCGCGCATCATCGCAGCCTGCGCGCCGCCGCGCGCGAGCTCGGCGTCACCCAGCCGGCGATCACGCACACGATCCGCGAGATCGAGCACGCGCTGAACGCCGAGCTGATGGTGCGCAGCGTGCGCGGCGTCGAGCTGACCGCCTGCGGCCATGCCCTGCTGCCGCGCGCCGAGCAGTTGCTCGGCGACATGCGCCGCGCGGTGGAGGCGGTCGAGCAGGTGAAGGGCGAAATGTCGGGGCGGGTGGCGGTCGCCACCATGCCCTCGATCGCGCTGACCGCGCTGCCGCGCGCGGTGCAGAAATTCCGAGCCACCATGCCGAGCGTGCAGTTGCACCTGGCCGAGCTGTCGGTGCCCGAGGCCATGACGCAGCTCGGCAACGGCACGCTCGACCTGGCCGCGATCCATCACATCCCGGCGCTCGATCGCGAATTCGTGCAAACGCCGCTGCTGTCGACTGAATTCGTGATCGTGATGCGCGCCGGCCATCCGCTCGCCAAGGCACGCAGCCTCGCCGAGCTGCTCGACGCCGAATGGATCGTGACGGTGGACGCCGAGGATTTTCCGCACAGCGTCATGATGGCGATGTTCACCACCCACGGGCTGCCGCTGCCCCGCCGCCTGCTGCGCGCGCCCTCCTCGTTCTCGGTCACGCTCGGCCTGGTATCGCGCTCGGACGTGATCGGCTGCTTCACCAAGCCGCTGGCCGAGATGGTCGCGCCGCTGGGAATCCGCATCGCCGCCATCGAGGAGACGCTGCCGAACTACGAACTGTCGATCCTGTCGCGCCGCGACCTGCTGCCGACGCCGGCCGTCACGCAGTTCATCGCCTGCCTGAAGCAGGCGGCGGCCGATACGCTGGGCTGA